A region of the Oscillatoria sp. FACHB-1406 genome:
AAGAGAGTCTACTCGCATCGGTACTGCTGCTACAATTACTAGCGATGCGCCACAGTTTCACGGCGCGATCGGATCCGCCTTCCATTGCGCAAGGTGCAAGGGTTTTTTTGGGTGCTTTACTGTTTACCCTCGCTTACGGAACCATCGGTTTTTATTGGCACGATCGCAGCCATCGCCTTAATTTTAACCTCTTCGATGCTTTCTTTAAAACTCTGGCGATGTTCTCCTTCGACGATAACGCTGGAGTTCAACCGCGAACCCGCTTCGGTCATTTTTTTGTTAATTCTATTTATACTGTCGGCGCAGTAACTTTTATCTCTGCATTGTATTTCCTCTTGCGTCCGGTTTTGTTGCGCGGAGAACCCGCAACCCCCACAGAACGCCAGCAAGCTAAAGCGTTGGTGGAACGTTACGGGCGTTCTGCTTTGGCGAGGTTTGCGCTACTCGAAGATAAAGCGTATTATTTCAGTCCCTCAGTTCAAAGCGTCATTGCTTACGTGCCGAAAGGACGGGGCGCGATCGCGCTGGGCGACCCGATTGGGCCTCTAGAAGACCGCATGGAAGCGATTTTGGGGTTTCAAGGGTTTTGTCAGCGCAACGACTGGTATCCGGCGTTTTATCAAACACAACCAGATTATCTCGAACTGTACCGTAATGCGGGTTTTAAAGCGATCAAAATCGGCGAAGAAGCGATCGTCGATCTCGATACTTTTACCCTCAAAGGAAAAGCTGCCCAAAATTTGCGGACTGCTGTCAATCGCTGTACGAAAGTGGGCGATCGCATCCAATTTTACCAGCCTCCCCTCAGCAATTCACTAATCCAAGTTCTCCGCAGTATCAGCGATGAATGGTTGCAGCAGGTTCAAGGGGCAGAAAAAAAGTTCTCTCTCGGTTGGTTTGAGGAAGACTATTTGCGATCGTGCGAAGTTGCCACCGTCGAGAAAGCTACGGGGGAAATCGTCGCCTTTGCCAATCTCATTCCCGAATATCAGCTTAATGAAGTCGCGATCGATTTAATGCGCCATCGAACGGGAATTGAAAGCGGGACAATGGATTTTTTATTCATTTCCATGTTTCAGCATTTCCAAGAACGGGGTTATAGCAGTTTGAATTTAGGATTATCTGCCCTCGCTGGAGTCGGGGGTACGGATGAAGCCTCAAAATTAGAGAAAGGGTTGAATTATCTCTACGAACATCTCAACCGTTTTTATAACTTCAAAGGGCTGCATTCTTATAAAGGGAAATTTCGCCCGCGCTGGGAATCTCGTTACTTTGTCTATCCGGGAACGGTTGCTTTGCCCGATGTGGTTGTGGCGTTAGTTCGGGCAGATTCGGGCGATCGCTTGCTCGATTATTTTAAACCCGGTTCTTAAGAAGACCCCCTACAGGGCGGCACATTTTCCCATGCTTCCATAATACTGTTGTCAAGTCTTTTCGTAAAGAAAAAATTGCAAAAAATCGTAAATATTTACTTCGTTCTTTTTCGTTTAAAAAGATTTAGGTTGGCACGAAATCCTAGTAGGTACATAGCAGTGCTGTGCCACTACCCTAGGGAACAATGCAAGCTCAATGAGAATTAGTATTAATCCATTTCAAATGAAGGAAAGATCGAGATCGCGATCGCGCAGAAAATGCGAAGAAATTCGCGACGACGCGCTAAAGAGACGATAAGATCGCTAAATTGACAACTCGTTTTCCCTAACTCCCTTCCGAATTTTGAACGCTAACTTAACCCCTTCCTCCGCCCGCCAACTCGCCTTAATTGCCCTGCAAAATATCGATCGCCACGGGGCGTATACCGATGCAGCCCTCGATCGCGTCCTCCATAAAACCTCAGCCAATCCGAGCGATCGCGCCTTAACCACCGAACTCGTCTATGGGTGCGTCCGCAGACAGCGTACCCTCGACGCACTCATCGATACCCTAGGCAAGAAAACCGCCCGCCAGCAGCCCCCCGACTTGCGCCTCATTCTCCATCTCGGACTCTATCAACTGCGCTACCTTACCCACATTCCCGCCTCCGCCGCCGTCAATACCAGCGTCGAACTCGCTAAAAGCAACCGTTTGGGAAAACTCGCTAACGTTGTCAACGGTTTATTGCGCCAATATCTTCGCAGCGACAAAGATCCGCTCCTTCTCCCCGAAAATCCCGTCCAGCGGTTGGGGCTTCAGTACAGCTACCCCGACTGGATAATTGAATTGTGGCTCGAGCAATTCGGCGAAGCAGAAACCGAGAAGCTTTGCGAGTGGTTTAATATACCTCCCGCTCTCGATTTGCGCGTCAATCCCGTGCGCGTTTCCCTCGAAGGGGTTGAAGCCGCCCTTTCGCAGCAATTGAGCGAAAAAAATACTCAAATTTCTCACCTTCCCCCCCTACCCCAAGCCTTACGTTTAGTCGGCAAAACCGGCGCAATTCAAGATTTAATCGGATTTAAAGATGGACATTGGACGGTACAAGATGCGAGCGCGCAATTAGTCGTTCATTGCCTCGATCCCCAGCCCGGAGAAACGATTATCGATGCTTGTGCCGCGCCGGGGGGGAAAACGACGCATATTGCCGAATTGATGGAAGATCGGGGGAAAATTATCGCGTGCGATCGCGTCGCCTCTCGCCTGCGGAAAGTGGAAGCCAACGCCCAACGCCTGCAACTCCACTGCATCGAAACTTGCACCGGCGACAGCCGCAATTTCCCCCAATGGGCGCAAAGTAGCGATCGCGTCCTCGTCGATGCCCCCTGTTCCGGACTCGGCACGCTCCACCGCCATCCCGATATTCGCTGGCGGCAAACCCCGCAAAAACTGCAAGAACTGGCAAATTTGCAGCAAGAACTGCTCGCAAGTGCTGCAACTTGGGTGAAACCGGGCGGCGTTCTGGTGTATTCCACCTGTACTCTCAACGCGCCAGAAAATAGCGCGATCGCGCGTCAATTCCTGGCTACCCATCCCGACTGGCACATCGATCCTCCCGCCGCAGACTCCCCCGCTGCCCCCTTCCTGCAACCCGAAGGTTGGATTGAAATTCTGCCCTCGCAGCACCAAATGGATGGCTTTTTTATGGCTCGCTTTCAATTGAAATTCTAGGTAATATCCCTAAATTTTGTAAGGGCGTAACAGTGTTCATTAGCGTCAACTTAAGGTGAAACACTTAGCCCGCTTAGTAAGGGGGATTTTAGGGACGCTGTTTTGACGGGGCGGCGCTTGAGATCTCCTCGAAAATTGGAGTCGCCCCATCTCGAAATTAAACGCCGCCCCGTGGGGGATCGCTCCGTACCTCACCCAAGTGAAAAACGCTATAAAATCTTTCTTCCGGTCAGCAATTCCCGCACTTCAAGCATCGCCGAATAAGTCGGGATAATGTGTAAGGTTTCATCGGCGGGCGTTGTTTTTAAAGCCGTCGCGATCGCGTCTTCTAAGTTTTCCTCGACTACTAAGTTTAAACCATTTTTTTCGGCTTTGAGTTCCGGCTGGCTGTACTGAATCCGCAGCGCCATATCGTAGACGCGATCGCCGCTGACAATAATCGTACCGCCCATTGAGGCGAGTTTTTCCGTGTCTGCATCCCAAATCCAGGAAACATCAGTTCCGTCGGGCGTGCGATCGTTTAAAACAATTAACGTCGTTGAAGACTTTCCGGCTTCTTTGATCTGCGTTACCGCCCGCAATGTTTCATTCATTCCTACCGGATTTTTTGAGAGCAAAATCCGAACGTGCTTGCCTTCAACCGTCAGTTCTTCTGCCCGTCCAAACGCCGCTCGAAAGTTTTGAATTGCCTTGGTAATCACTTCAGAATTAATCCCTAATTCTTTTGCAACTAATCCCGCTGCTAAAGTGTTATACTTATTATAAACTCCGATTAAAATTTGCCCCCATTCTTTACTATCGATCGCGGGTTGACTCTTTTTAAATCCACAAGCGGGACAATCGTAATCGCCTAAATGCGATAAATAAACGCCTTGATAATTGAGGGAATGACCGCAGTTCGGACAGTAGATTGAATCGACAGCGTGGGGAAGGGCTTCGAGGTAAAGTTGCGGTTCGCTTAAGCCGAAAAAGAGAACTTTTTGGGTTAAATTTTGACCGAGATAAGAGAGAGTGGGATCGTCGGCATTGAGAACGATCGCGGTTTCTGGGGGGAGGGGCGCGATCGCAGTTTTCCAGCGCTGACTGATGGTATCGACTTCTCCATAGCGATCGAGTTGATCTCGGAACAAATTTAACCCTAAAATTAACCTCGGACGACAATCTCGCAAGACCAACGGTAGAATATTTTCATCAACTTCCAGGATTGCATAATCGATATCGAGTTGACCGATTAAACTCGTATCTTCTAACAGCGCTGTCACCAAACCATTAATTAAATTTGCGCCGGTTTCATTGTGAGCGACTCGAAAGCCCCCATCCTCTAAAATTTTTCGCAATAGCAGGGAAGTCGTCGTTTTTCCATTTGTTCCTACTACTAAAATTACGCCCTGTTTCGCTTGCTGAAACAGCAGCGGTAGCAAGTTGGGATAAATGCGTCGCGCAACTTCTCCCGGCAAAACGCTTGCTGCCCCCAGGCGCAGCCCGCGCACTCCAGCAGTGACGGTTTTAGCAACTCCAACGGCAAATCCTAAGCGCAGTCGATTGATGAAAGACATGAAAGTAGATTGTTAAAAAAATCTTCTTAAGAATTAGCAGGTGGCTCGATCGGATTAGCAGGCGGCTCGATCGGAATCAGTTTAAATGAATCCA
Encoded here:
- a CDS encoding phosphatidylglycerol lysyltransferase domain-containing protein, with translation MRQKQRTAIGIWSAAGLTALVGVVNLISAATPSFPSRVKWLEEIFPFEVRAGAHIFAALSGFFLLALATNLLRRKRVAWILAIALLIISIASHLLKGLDIEESLLASVLLLQLLAMRHSFTARSDPPSIAQGARVFLGALLFTLAYGTIGFYWHDRSHRLNFNLFDAFFKTLAMFSFDDNAGVQPRTRFGHFFVNSIYTVGAVTFISALYFLLRPVLLRGEPATPTERQQAKALVERYGRSALARFALLEDKAYYFSPSVQSVIAYVPKGRGAIALGDPIGPLEDRMEAILGFQGFCQRNDWYPAFYQTQPDYLELYRNAGFKAIKIGEEAIVDLDTFTLKGKAAQNLRTAVNRCTKVGDRIQFYQPPLSNSLIQVLRSISDEWLQQVQGAEKKFSLGWFEEDYLRSCEVATVEKATGEIVAFANLIPEYQLNEVAIDLMRHRTGIESGTMDFLFISMFQHFQERGYSSLNLGLSALAGVGGTDEASKLEKGLNYLYEHLNRFYNFKGLHSYKGKFRPRWESRYFVYPGTVALPDVVVALVRADSGDRLLDYFKPGS
- a CDS encoding 16S rRNA (cytosine(967)-C(5))-methyltransferase → MNANLTPSSARQLALIALQNIDRHGAYTDAALDRVLHKTSANPSDRALTTELVYGCVRRQRTLDALIDTLGKKTARQQPPDLRLILHLGLYQLRYLTHIPASAAVNTSVELAKSNRLGKLANVVNGLLRQYLRSDKDPLLLPENPVQRLGLQYSYPDWIIELWLEQFGEAETEKLCEWFNIPPALDLRVNPVRVSLEGVEAALSQQLSEKNTQISHLPPLPQALRLVGKTGAIQDLIGFKDGHWTVQDASAQLVVHCLDPQPGETIIDACAAPGGKTTHIAELMEDRGKIIACDRVASRLRKVEANAQRLQLHCIETCTGDSRNFPQWAQSSDRVLVDAPCSGLGTLHRHPDIRWRQTPQKLQELANLQQELLASAATWVKPGGVLVYSTCTLNAPENSAIARQFLATHPDWHIDPPAADSPAAPFLQPEGWIEILPSQHQMDGFFMARFQLKF
- a CDS encoding Mur ligase family protein, whose translation is MSFINRLRLGFAVGVAKTVTAGVRGLRLGAASVLPGEVARRIYPNLLPLLFQQAKQGVILVVGTNGKTTTSLLLRKILEDGGFRVAHNETGANLINGLVTALLEDTSLIGQLDIDYAILEVDENILPLVLRDCRPRLILGLNLFRDQLDRYGEVDTISQRWKTAIAPLPPETAIVLNADDPTLSYLGQNLTQKVLFFGLSEPQLYLEALPHAVDSIYCPNCGHSLNYQGVYLSHLGDYDCPACGFKKSQPAIDSKEWGQILIGVYNKYNTLAAGLVAKELGINSEVITKAIQNFRAAFGRAEELTVEGKHVRILLSKNPVGMNETLRAVTQIKEAGKSSTTLIVLNDRTPDGTDVSWIWDADTEKLASMGGTIIVSGDRVYDMALRIQYSQPELKAEKNGLNLVVEENLEDAIATALKTTPADETLHIIPTYSAMLEVRELLTGRKIL